The Micromonospora violae DNA segment CATCGAGCGCCTCGCCGACGCCGTACGGTCCGGGCCGGCCGAGGCGTTGTGCGACCACATCATGGCCTCCAACGCCGAGAAGCACCCCGACGACGACATCGCCCTCCTGGTCATCCGCCGTGAACCGGCGACTGACGCCGCCCTGGCCGCGGATCCGGGTGCTACTCAAGAACCAGATGTGGATCCTCCAGTTGCCGCGTAGATCACCTCTGGCGGCAGGCGACGCGCTATCCGAGGTAGGGGGTGTCGCGGTGCTCGGCGTGGTGCCGGAGGCGGAGGCGGACGGTGTCGTGGATGGGGAGATGGCCGAAATCGGTGGGGTGGATGAAGCGGACGTCAGTTGATTCATCGCTGACAGTGATGGTGCCACCCACGACGCGGGCCAGGTAGGTGACGGTGAACTCCTGGCGGACTTCGCCGTCCGGGAAGGCGATGACGTGGTGGGGGTCGGTGTAGATGCCGAGCAGGCCGGTGATCTCGATGTCGAGGCCGGTCTCCTCTTTCACCTCGCGGACGGCGCACTGTTGGAGGGTTTCGCCGATGTCCATGGCGCCGCCGGGTAGCGACCAGTTGCCGGAGTCGGTGCGCCGTTGCAGCAGCACGCGGCCGTGCTGGTCGGTGACGATGGCGGCGGCGGCGGGGACGAGGCTGTTCGCGGTGGGGGCGTTCGGGTCGTGGTAGTAGTCGCGCCGGCGGGTCACCGGGTCTCCCCGGGGTAGGCGGTGGTGGTTTGCCAGATCTGTTCGAACTGGTCGGCGTGGGCGGCGAAGATGCCGTGCGGCGAGAGTTCGCGCAGGTGCAGGGCGGGGTGTTGGTAGCCGCGGGCGCGGTACAGGTGTGGGGTGACGATCATCTGGTGGTCGAACCGGAACACCGAGTTGTACAGGTGCACGGTGTGCAGGCCGATCTCCACCCCAGGAACGCGGTGAAGCGGTTCGCAGAAGTTGAGGGCGTTGCGGATCCTCCCCGGGAGGGTGCCGCCGATCTGTTCGAGGGCGTCGCGTTCGGCGACGTGCGGGCAGTCGGGGTCGGCGAACGCGAGACGAACCCGGGCACCGTTGCTGGCCTTGTCGCTGATGAGCTGCATGGTGGTGGGCAGCAGTTCCAGCAGGAACGGGTAGGCGTAGCCGAGCAGGTCGATCCGCGTGGTGGCGCCGGTGAGCAGGGCCGCCCATACCTGGTGGGGAATGTCGGCGCGGTGGGCGTAGGCAGCGACAACCTCAGCGGTGGCTTCCGCGCCGGGTGCCTGGTCGGGACGGGTCTGCGGCCACAGGTCGGCTTCGGTTTCCCCGAGGGCGTCGGCGACGGCAAGCCGGGTGCGCTGGTGGGGGACGCGACCGGCGAGCCACCGGGTGACGGTCTTGACGTCGACATCGACGGCTGCGGCGAGCGCGGCCGGGTCGAGGTGGGCGCGGAGCATGGCCGCGCGGAGGCGGTGACTCATACCGTCCCACGTTAGTGGACACGGTGGGACGCGCAACGGTCATGAAAGTGTCCAGCATGGTGTCCGTCGGACGTTGGTGTGCCCGGGGCTGGTTCGTAGGTTCTGCGGCAGGGCCTCGCCGGTTCGCTTGCGGCAGATTCGCCGGGCTGGTGGGTGTCAGGGGGAAGGGGTTGTCGCCGGCCCTGGGAGTGGTCGGGTCGGGTGTCGGCGGCAGTCCCTTCCCTCTTCCAACGGACCGGGAGGGGTGGTGGGGTTGTTGTCGGTGCATCAGCCGGTACGGCCGCAGTGGATCTGCGCCGGGTGCGGGGCGGCGTGGCCGTGCCGGACCCGTAAGCGGCAGCTCGTGGCGGAGTTCACCGGTGCGCGGATCTCGCTGATACTGCACCTGTCGGCGTATCTGGTGCAGGCGTGTGAGGACCTGCCACACACCCCGTCGGGGGTTCTGCACGCGCGGTTCCTCGCCTGGCCACGCTCGGCGGCACTGCGCAACGAGTAGCACGCGCCCCGACCAGATCATGGGTCTGGTCGGGACGCCGCTGGTCGGGCGTCAGTCGTCGGTGGTCGGGGTGCACGGCTCGGTTCATGCGGCGTAGCCCCACACAGCGCAGCCGGCACTAACCGCCCCTGAGCAGGCATTATTGACACATGGCCCATCCGATGAACCGACCCCTGGAGGTACCACGATGTTCACCACGAAATTCTGGAAGGCCACCGCCGAGCGGGCGGTGAAGAGCGCCGCGCAGGGTCTGCTGCTCTACTGGGGCGCCGACGTCGTGTTCAACGCGTGGCAGGCGGACTGGGCGGCGGCCGGCGGCATCGCGTCCGGCGCGGCGGTGTTGTCGGTGCTCACCTCACTGGTGAGTGCGAAGGTGTCCGGAGAGGGCGACTCGCCCAGCCTCGTCGCTGCCGAGCAGTGACGTCACGCGGTTGCCAAGGGTTGCGCCCCGGCTGCGGCCTGCACGGGGCGCTTCCCGGTCGAACATGTCGTTGACGGCCGGCAGAGTAAGCGGACCGCTAATCATTCGTGGGCCGACGGTCCACGCCTTCCGGGGTGAACGAGAACGAGCCAGCAAAGGCACCGGGCCTGTGACGTACGGCGAGTACCACCCGTTCGGGGTGGACGCCCCGAAGCGTCGTCTCCGGTGCGCCCTCCGCGAAGGCATTCCACAGGTGAAAGCAGAGCAAGCCGTGGTCGGGATGGGCTGTGCCGTACACAAGGGTCTTGGGATAGTTGGGGTTGGTCCCGCCGATCCACAGCGATGGCGGCCCGAAGGCAGCGATCACCGCGGACAGCGACCGGTCCTGGACCACCCAATCGCCAATGTCGGCGCTCATGTGGCGGAGTTCCTCCTCCGACAACCTCCGATCCAGCTCCAGCCAGCCGAAGCGATGGGCGATCTCGGCGTAGACCGAGGCCGTGGCATCTCGCACGGCGGCGGCCGGCAGGATATTGGAGTACGCACCCGCGACGCCCATGGGGGCGAACGCGCCACGATCGCGCAGTCCATCACACTCCGTCTGCCACCGAGCCAGCCTTCCATCCACGGCAGCCATCGCCTCCAGCAGAAGCAGCTCGGCACTCTCGCGGCTGCCATACATTCCAGGGCGGCGAAGCACATCGTTCACCTTCGCCAGGTGATGCTGACGGGCCTCGGCGAGTTCCGGCTCCACTCCACTGCTCATGATTGTCGATCATGGCACTAGTCTCGACCTATGCCGAGCTTCGAGATCACTCCGATAGGTACGGTGCGCAACGACCGGACGGACGTGCAGGACACGGACAACTGGGGTGCGGTTCGCAGCACGATCACCATCGACGAGCGCTTCGGTGAGGCGTGCCTCCAGGGCCTGGAAGGGTTCTCCCACGTCGAGGTGCTGTTCATCTTCGACCAGTTTCCGGATCACGGCGATTACCGCGAACCTCGCCCCTACCGTGGTCGCTCAGACCTTCCGCCGGTTGGCGTATTCGCCGGCCGTGGCCCTCGCCGACCGAACCGCATCGGGGTTACGTGCTGCGCGATCGAGTCCGTCCACGGCCGCGAACTGACGGTGGTGGGCCTCGATGCGGTCTCCGGCACTCCGGTCATCGACCTGAAGCCGACGATGGTGGAGTTCCTGCCGGTCAACACCAGGCAGCCGGACTGGGTCAGCCGCATGATGTCGGAGTACTTCCAGCCGTAAGGTGTGCCAGTGCACGGTCGCCGGCCACGCTGGTCGTGGCTCTCATCTGGCCTGCGCGGTGCCACGGGCAGGGCCGTGGTCGGCGAAGAACACGGCCTGCCACTGCACCGCTTCCCGCTGCACCGCACCGCCGACGCTCACCGAGCGGTGGAGACCGGCGCGGTCGGCAAGGTCCTGGTCGACGTCACGCCCTGACGTTCACGGCTGTCGCATTCACCGAAACCCCGGGATCCCGCGTTCCGGCCGAAGGTGCCTGTCGGGGGCCGCGCTGTCGTCAGCGAGCATATTTCTCGATGGCGGCCGGCGTCACCGGGGTGAAAAAGTTGACCAGGTTGCCGTCGGGGTCGCGGAACAGTAACGCCCGGTTGCCCCAGGGCATCGTGGTGGGCTCGTTGACGAAGTCCTCGACGAAGCCGGCCAGGTTCTGATGCACGCCGTCCACGTCGTCCACGAGGAACTCGATGATGACGGTGTGATTGTCGGCCGGACGGGCGGCGCCGGGCGCGAACAGCGGGACGGTGCGGGTGCTGCCGATCGCGAGGGTCGCGGAGGTGGTCCTGACCTCAGCGAAATCCTCGTTGGCCCAGCTCGCCTGCACTCCCGTGGCTCGCTCGTAGAAGTCGACGAGACGCGCGACGTCGTCCGTGATGATGCGGGTCGAGACAAAGTTCATCGTGATCTCCTTGTTCCGGTGGAGCCGTTCCACGTCGCATGCTAGGACCAATACCGGACAGAAACGGTCCATATTTACGCTAAGTTCCCTGCATGGCTCGACCTACCGCTCGCGTGCTCACTCTGCTGGAGCTCCTACAGTCGGGCGGCATCCGGACGGTGGCCGAACTCGCCGACCGGCTCGGCGTCGACGGGCGCACCGTGCGGCGGTACGTGAACCACCTGATCGACCTCGACGTGCCCGTCGAGTCGGTGCGCGGCCGCTACGGCGGGTACCGACTCGCTTCCGGATACCGCATGCCTCCGCTCATGCTGGGCGACGACGAAGCGCTCGCCGTGCTGCTCGGCTTGGTCGCCGGTCGCCGAACGGGGTTGATGACGGCGATGGGCACGGCGAGTGAGACGGCGGCGGCGAAGATCCGGCGGGTACTGCCCGAGCG contains these protein-coding regions:
- a CDS encoding XRE family transcriptional regulator; this encodes MLRAHLDPAALAAAVDVDVKTVTRWLAGRVPHQRTRLAVADALGETEADLWPQTRPDQAPGAEATAEVVAAYAHRADIPHQVWAALLTGATTRIDLLGYAYPFLLELLPTTMQLISDKASNGARVRLAFADPDCPHVAERDALEQIGGTLPGRIRNALNFCEPLHRVPGVEIGLHTVHLYNSVFRFDHQMIVTPHLYRARGYQHPALHLRELSPHGIFAAHADQFEQIWQTTTAYPGETR
- a CDS encoding SAM-dependent methyltransferase, which produces MPSFEITPIGTVRNDRTDVQDTDNWGAVRSTITIDERFGEACLQGLEGFSHVEVLFIFDQFPDHGDYREPRPYRGRSDLPPVGVFAGRGPRRPNRIGVTCCAIESVHGRELTVVGLDAVSGTPVIDLKPTMVEFLPVNTRQPDWVSRMMSEYFQP
- a CDS encoding flavin reductase, coding for MGLLSVHQPVRPQWICAGCGAAWPCRTRKRQLVAEFTGARISLILHLSAYLVQACEDLPHTPSGVLHARFLAWPRSAALRNE
- a CDS encoding NUDIX domain-containing protein, which produces MTRRRDYYHDPNAPTANSLVPAAAAIVTDQHGRVLLQRRTDSGNWSLPGGAMDIGETLQQCAVREVKEETGLDIEITGLLGIYTDPHHVIAFPDGEVRQEFTVTYLARVVGGTITVSDESTDVRFIHPTDFGHLPIHDTVRLRLRHHAEHRDTPYLG
- a CDS encoding holin, translating into MFTTKFWKATAERAVKSAAQGLLLYWGADVVFNAWQADWAAAGGIASGAAVLSVLTSLVSAKVSGEGDSPSLVAAEQ
- a CDS encoding VOC family protein: MNFVSTRIITDDVARLVDFYERATGVQASWANEDFAEVRTTSATLAIGSTRTVPLFAPGAARPADNHTVIIEFLVDDVDGVHQNLAGFVEDFVNEPTTMPWGNRALLFRDPDGNLVNFFTPVTPAAIEKYAR